One window from the genome of Jeotgalibaca sp. MA1X17-3 encodes:
- a CDS encoding MarR family winged helix-turn-helix transcriptional regulator, translating into MNLREISNLLYQIKLTNQKANTLFEQETGFSLTRYEMLMFLKEKGICSQNQIQVEMKIDGAAITRHLKILEENDFVHRNRNVDNNREIFVELSDKAKNGLDACEKEHRLKKTLLHPSISDEEAHQLLNLLKKLY; encoded by the coding sequence ATGAACTTAAGAGAGATAAGTAATTTGCTATATCAAATTAAATTAACCAATCAAAAAGCAAATACATTATTTGAACAAGAAACAGGGTTTAGTTTAACACGCTATGAAATGTTGATGTTTTTGAAAGAAAAAGGAATTTGTTCTCAAAACCAAATTCAAGTAGAAATGAAAATTGATGGAGCCGCTATTACTCGTCATTTAAAAATTTTAGAGGAAAACGACTTTGTTCATCGAAATCGGAATGTAGACAATAATAGAGAAATTTTTGTTGAATTGTCCGATAAAGCAAAGAATGGACTGGATGCCTGTGAGAAAGAGCATAGGTTGAAAAAAACATTGTTACACCCTTCAATTAGCGATGAAGAGGCTCATCAATTATTAAATCTACTGAAAAAATTATACTAA
- a CDS encoding GNAT family N-acetyltransferase, translating to MNIRFIEKKDNFLVKELIQTSLEEVGLAIPGTAYFDPHIDTLYDYYATNKNANYWVIEKNHKIIGGVGIAPFSSDHKICELQKIYVASDFRGLGLSNTLMNTALEYASNYYEQCYLETHSSLEAACRLYEKYDFRLLDKPIDGSEHSAMDAWYVKDL from the coding sequence ATGAATATACGATTTATAGAAAAAAAAGATAATTTTTTAGTAAAAGAGCTAATCCAAACTTCTCTAGAAGAAGTAGGTCTAGCTATTCCGGGAACTGCCTATTTTGATCCACACATTGATACTCTTTATGATTATTATGCAACAAATAAAAATGCAAACTATTGGGTAATCGAAAAAAATCATAAAATTATTGGTGGTGTTGGAATTGCTCCCTTCTCTTCTGACCATAAAATTTGTGAGTTACAAAAAATTTATGTAGCCAGTGATTTCCGTGGATTGGGTCTATCAAACACGCTGATGAATACCGCTCTAGAATATGCTTCAAATTATTATGAACAATGCTATTTAGAAACTCATTCTTCTTTAGAAGCCGCTTGTCGGTTATATGAAAAGTATGATTTCAGATTGTTAGATAAACCCATCGATGGAAGTGAACATTCTGCAATGGATGCTTGGTATGTAAAAGATTTATGA
- a CDS encoding nitroreductase family protein yields the protein MTSKIINNDFSDITFGRRSVRAYDENYKISKEEMLEMIAEATKAPSSVNLQPWRFVIAESDEVKAKLKPLIRFNTVQNDTSSAMILIFGDMHCYEYTEEIFDSAVEQGKMPVEVRDAQVSAIVPYYKSFTEKEMSDIVKIDSSLAAMQLMLVARAHGYDTNPIGGFEADQIADAVGIDKERYVPVMILSIGKAAGETFESVRFAPEKITEFK from the coding sequence ATGACTAGCAAAATAATAAATAATGATTTCTCAGATATTACATTTGGGAGAAGATCTGTACGTGCGTACGATGAAAATTATAAGATTAGTAAGGAAGAAATGTTAGAAATGATTGCGGAAGCTACAAAAGCACCTTCTTCAGTAAACTTACAACCATGGCGTTTTGTAATTGCTGAAAGTGATGAAGTAAAAGCAAAACTAAAACCTTTGATCCGTTTTAATACGGTTCAAAATGATACTTCATCTGCAATGATTTTAATCTTTGGAGATATGCACTGTTATGAATACACAGAAGAAATTTTTGACTCTGCAGTAGAGCAAGGGAAAATGCCAGTAGAAGTGAGAGATGCACAAGTATCAGCTATTGTTCCTTATTACAAGAGCTTCACGGAAAAAGAAATGAGTGACATTGTAAAAATTGATTCTAGTTTAGCTGCGATGCAATTAATGCTAGTAGCCCGTGCACATGGTTATGATACAAATCCAATTGGTGGTTTTGAAGCAGATCAGATAGCTGATGCGGTTGGAATTGATAAAGAAAGATACGTACCTGTTATGATTCTATCTATTGGGAAAGCAGCTGGGGAAACGTTCGAATCCGTTCGTTTTGCTCCTGAAAAAATAACTGAATTCAAATAG
- a CDS encoding DUF2254 domain-containing protein, whose product MRVKHWFETIKKSIWLYPVLYSLMAALLAAVVVLLDNGYIFDLQPYLPELFLTSGSLAKSVLGIISSAFINITTFTFSTTMVVLTIYMSEFSPRVVENFLSDERTMKSFGIFVSGFIYSILCMLFIREEFLTKPILAGTIGVIYIIFGLFNFILFINSVGKHIQASNLIDRLYDRAAEDITVYKEEIAQYKNITKKELKQHMPGQPIKSSENGYIQQIDYNQMLRTAKKYGVIIRFNNVMGHFVTNQVVIGELLFVPDDVDHNEVMEDIQNSILVGTRRTEEQDFRFSIQKIVEVAVKSLSPGINDPNTAIFCINNLGLLLGDLSNLKEGYVVMEEEAEAGKIYRESYDMDRILRETFLQIIHYGEVDVYVMIAVIKAYRHIISESDHISNEIIKKHAKYLFDRLMDGTSDPMEKEMFLDAYQEIIQIKN is encoded by the coding sequence ATGAGAGTAAAACATTGGTTTGAAACCATAAAGAAAAGCATTTGGTTATATCCAGTTTTGTATAGTTTAATGGCAGCTCTACTTGCAGCGGTAGTGGTTCTTTTAGATAATGGTTATATTTTTGACCTTCAACCATACCTTCCAGAATTATTTTTAACGAGTGGTAGTTTAGCAAAATCAGTTTTGGGTATTATTTCAAGTGCCTTTATTAATATTACGACGTTCACCTTTTCAACAACGATGGTCGTTTTAACAATTTATATGAGTGAATTTTCACCACGCGTAGTGGAAAATTTTTTGTCAGATGAACGGACGATGAAGTCATTTGGAATTTTTGTAAGTGGTTTTATTTATAGTATTCTTTGTATGTTATTTATTCGAGAAGAGTTTTTAACGAAGCCTATTCTTGCAGGGACTATTGGGGTTATCTACATTATTTTTGGGTTATTTAACTTTATTTTATTTATTAATAGTGTAGGGAAGCATATCCAAGCAAGTAATTTAATCGATCGTCTCTACGATCGAGCTGCTGAAGATATTACCGTTTATAAAGAAGAGATTGCTCAGTACAAGAATATTACTAAAAAAGAACTCAAACAACATATGCCTGGGCAACCAATTAAAAGTAGTGAAAATGGGTATATTCAGCAAATTGATTATAATCAAATGTTGAGAACGGCTAAAAAGTATGGTGTGATTATTCGGTTTAATAATGTGATGGGGCATTTCGTAACAAACCAAGTAGTAATCGGAGAGCTTCTCTTTGTTCCAGATGATGTAGATCATAACGAAGTAATGGAAGACATCCAAAATAGTATTTTAGTAGGAACGCGAAGAACTGAAGAACAAGATTTTCGGTTTTCTATTCAAAAAATAGTCGAAGTAGCAGTAAAATCTTTGTCACCAGGAATTAATGATCCAAATACGGCTATTTTTTGTATCAATAATTTAGGACTTCTTTTAGGTGATTTATCTAATCTGAAAGAAGGATATGTGGTGATGGAAGAGGAAGCCGAAGCCGGTAAAATATATAGGGAAAGTTATGATATGGACCGAATATTACGTGAAACATTTCTGCAAATTATTCATTATGGAGAAGTGGATGTATACGTGATGATTGCAGTTATAAAAGCATACCGTCATATAATCAGTGAATCAGATCATATAAGTAATGAGATTATAAAAAAACATGCAAAATATTTATTTGATCGTTTGATGGACGGCACATCGGACCCAATGGAAAAAGAGATGTTTCTGGATGCCTATCAAGAAATCATCCAAATAAAGAATTAA
- a CDS encoding pentapeptide repeat-containing protein: protein MAKINVHHPKIPINLRPVHFQEIYDEEDPYLHNCTLSNSTIDGEVIDKAEFSQVVFKNIIFHQVSFEKIELTDVVFENCDLSNTNFMEGNLHRVEFKECKLLGVNLSESSMAHVLFKDSILDLSSYGYSRFKQVRFESCSIKNADFYECTFHKLRFKQCDIDGMNLSGTALKGMDLSDSTFERITVSLEDLEGCEVSSEQAIGFASLLGLKVKT, encoded by the coding sequence ATGGCTAAAATAAACGTACACCATCCAAAAATCCCCATCAATTTACGACCGGTACATTTTCAAGAAATATATGATGAAGAAGATCCCTATCTTCATAATTGCACCCTCTCCAACAGTACAATCGATGGAGAGGTCATTGATAAAGCTGAATTTTCTCAAGTAGTTTTTAAAAACATCATTTTTCATCAGGTATCTTTTGAAAAAATTGAACTAACAGATGTTGTTTTTGAAAATTGTGATTTGTCTAACACTAACTTCATGGAAGGAAACCTCCATCGGGTTGAGTTTAAGGAATGCAAGTTGTTAGGTGTTAACCTTTCAGAATCTAGCATGGCACATGTTCTCTTTAAAGATTCTATTTTAGATCTTAGTTCATATGGATACAGTCGTTTTAAACAAGTACGATTTGAAAGTTGTTCCATTAAAAATGCTGATTTCTATGAATGTACGTTTCATAAGCTTCGATTCAAACAATGTGATATCGATGGAATGAATCTTTCTGGAACTGCCCTCAAAGGAATGGACCTTAGTGATTCGACCTTTGAAAGAATTACTGTATCCTTAGAAGATTTAGAGGGATGTGAAGTTTCATCTGAACAGGCAATTGGATTTGCTTCTTTACTGGGACTAAAAGTAAAAACTTGA
- a CDS encoding TIGR01212 family radical SAM protein (This family includes YhcC from E. coli K-12, an uncharacterized radical SAM protein.) produces the protein MQQQKSYYTWSEHLKETFGEKVFKVAIDGGFDCPNRDGTVAHGGCTFCSVSGSGDFAQSRVDPLPIQLRKGIEMMHKKWPKSTKYIAYFQNFTNTHAPVDVLRHRFEQVVNEEGVVGIMIATRPDCLPDETIEYLSELNKRMYVWIELGLQTIHEETSEKINRAHSYETYLKAVEKLRAHNIKVCTHLINGLPGETHEMMLENVERMIVDSDIQGVKLHLLHLMKNTKMVRDYAQGRLELLEKDHYVELICDQLEMIPKEIVIHRLTGDAPRDTLIGPEWSLKKWEVLNAIDAEMERRGSVQGIHDIRLATL, from the coding sequence ATGCAACAACAGAAAAGTTATTATACATGGAGTGAACATTTAAAAGAAACGTTTGGAGAAAAAGTTTTTAAAGTAGCGATAGATGGAGGGTTTGATTGTCCAAATCGAGATGGAACGGTGGCACATGGTGGCTGCACATTTTGTAGTGTCTCTGGATCGGGCGATTTTGCTCAAAGTAGAGTGGACCCTTTACCTATTCAATTAAGAAAAGGTATAGAGATGATGCATAAAAAATGGCCTAAGAGCACGAAATATATTGCTTATTTTCAAAACTTTACAAATACACATGCACCAGTAGATGTTCTTCGACACCGCTTTGAACAAGTAGTAAATGAAGAAGGGGTAGTTGGAATCATGATTGCAACTAGACCGGATTGTTTGCCCGATGAAACCATTGAATACCTCAGTGAGTTAAATAAAAGAATGTATGTATGGATTGAGTTGGGTTTACAGACGATACATGAAGAAACGAGTGAAAAAATTAATCGTGCTCATTCTTATGAAACGTATTTGAAGGCAGTTGAAAAACTGAGAGCTCACAACATCAAGGTCTGTACTCACTTAATTAATGGCTTACCGGGAGAAACTCATGAAATGATGTTAGAAAATGTAGAGAGAATGATCGTAGATTCTGATATTCAAGGTGTAAAATTACATTTACTACATCTAATGAAAAACACAAAAATGGTTCGTGATTATGCGCAAGGTAGATTAGAGTTACTTGAAAAAGACCATTATGTAGAATTAATTTGTGATCAACTAGAAATGATTCCAAAAGAAATTGTGATTCATCGGCTAACAGGCGATGCTCCGCGAGACACATTGATTGGTCCCGAGTGGAGTTTGAAAAAGTGGGAAGTTTTAAATGCGATCGATGCTGAAATGGAACGAAGAGGCAGTGTACAAGGAATTCATGATATTCGACTCGCTACATTATAG